CCCGGCGGGCTATGCCTCGTTCGATTCCCTGACGTGCTGGACCTGCTCGGCATCGACGCGCACGCGACCATCCCGCTCGTAGTACTCCTGCGTCAGTCGCCGCTCCGCCACCGGCCCCACGACGTCCGCAAGGAAGTTCACGTATTCGAGGCACTGCTCGCCCTTGACTCCGCGAACGTGCACTTTCACCCGCCCGTCCCGCGCGATCTCGATTTCGATGTTGCGTTCTTTCATGCGCACCCTCCGGCTCGTTCAGACCGCCTGCCGGCGGACGTGGATATGAACCGTCTCATCCTGGGCGACGCCTTCCTGGATGACGGTGAACCCCTTGTTCTTCAGCTCCGTCATGACCCGGTTGTAGACGTACATCTGGGTCACCTTGTCGACAACCTGGCGGCCGATCTCCCGCAGTTCCTCGCTGCCCCTGCCCGCGCCTTCCACGCAGACCTTCAGCGCCCCGCGAAGGTCGCGCGAGATGCGCACGCGGACGCTGTCCCTGACGAGCACCAGCTCCTGCTCTCCCGCGAGGCTCTCGCCGAGCACCTCGGAATTCTCCACCTCGACTTCGACGGTGGTCTGCTCTTCCTGTCCGGCCTGCACGGCCGCGGCGGCTTCTACGGACGCGCGCACGCCCTCCCTGGCCATCGAGAAACCCAGTGCCGCGGCCGCGCCCGCCACGGCGGCGCTGATCATCGGCCAGCCCGCTATGATCGTCGGCGTGAGAATGCATACGGCGCTCATGTCGTCGCCTCCTCTCCCTGTTTCGGTGTCTAAAGCTCGATCTTGCGCCGCACGTCGGCGACGTCCTGCGGCCGTGGGACCGCCGCGTTGCGGGCCCGGCCGTCCGCCCACCGGCGCAGGCGCGCGATCTCCTCTTCCATGGTCTTCGACAGCGGCACGGTCTCCCGGATGCACTTCAGGATGGCCTTCGTCGAGAGGTCTTTCTTGTCGTAGAAGGCATCGAAGAGCGCGGAGACGATGCTCTCCTCGATTTCGGCTCCGCTGAATCCTTCCGAGAAACCGGCCAATTCGTCCAGGTCGAAGGCGGCCGGATCCCGCTTGCGCTTCTCGATGT
This is a stretch of genomic DNA from Candidatus Brocadiaceae bacterium. It encodes these proteins:
- a CDS encoding DUF2997 domain-containing protein yields the protein MKERNIEIEIARDGRVKVHVRGVKGEQCLEYVNFLADVVGPVAERRLTQEYYERDGRVRVDAEQVQHVRESNEA
- a CDS encoding DUF1257 domain-containing protein, whose amino-acid sequence is MSAVCILTPTIIAGWPMISAAVAGAAAALGFSMAREGVRASVEAAAAVQAGQEEQTTVEVEVENSEVLGESLAGEQELVLVRDSVRVRISRDLRGALKVCVEGAGRGSEELREIGRQVVDKVTQMYVYNRVMTELKNKGFTVIQEGVAQDETVHIHVRRQAV